In a genomic window of Asticcacaulis sp.:
- the hemB gene encoding porphobilinogen synthase produces the protein MTFNPILAPYPAGRPRRLRQSPWIRDLVAENRLHVSDLIWPIFVHDQDKARDAIGSLQGVDRLSIAEAVKEAREAKALGINVIALFPHLNEKIRTSDAKAAIDPDGLIVQTCRAIKSAVPDIGLLVDIALDPYTDHGHDGLLIDGKIHNDATIEMLVQQSLALTAGGADILAPSDMMDGRIGAIRSALEAAGHHDTMIMSYAAKYASAFYGPYRDAIGVKALKGDKKTYQMDSANTEEALREVAIDISEGADMVMVKPGLPYLDIVQRVSDTFKVPTFVYQVSGEYAMIKAAVEKGYMDHDRGVMETLLAFKRAGASGILTYFAKHAAELLKA, from the coding sequence ATGACCTTCAATCCGATTCTTGCCCCCTATCCTGCCGGTCGGCCGCGTCGTCTGCGCCAGAGCCCGTGGATACGTGATCTGGTGGCGGAAAACCGCCTGCACGTTTCGGACCTGATCTGGCCGATCTTCGTCCATGATCAGGACAAGGCGCGTGACGCTATCGGCTCTTTGCAAGGCGTCGATCGCCTGAGCATCGCCGAAGCCGTCAAGGAAGCGCGTGAAGCAAAAGCGCTTGGAATCAATGTTATAGCGCTGTTTCCTCACCTCAATGAGAAGATCCGCACCTCAGATGCAAAGGCCGCCATCGATCCGGATGGCCTGATCGTCCAGACCTGCCGCGCCATCAAGTCAGCGGTGCCCGATATCGGCCTGCTGGTTGATATCGCGCTCGATCCCTACACCGATCACGGCCACGATGGGCTGCTGATCGATGGCAAGATTCATAACGACGCCACCATCGAGATGCTGGTGCAGCAATCCCTGGCCTTAACCGCCGGCGGCGCCGATATCCTGGCGCCTTCCGACATGATGGACGGCCGCATCGGCGCCATCCGCAGCGCGCTGGAGGCCGCGGGTCATCACGACACGATGATCATGTCCTATGCCGCCAAATATGCCTCGGCCTTCTATGGTCCCTACCGCGACGCCATCGGCGTCAAAGCCTTGAAGGGCGACAAGAAGACCTACCAGATGGATTCGGCCAATACCGAGGAGGCCCTGCGCGAAGTCGCCATCGATATTTCGGAGGGCGCCGACATGGTGATGGTCAAGCCCGGCCTGCCCTATCTCGATATCGTCCAGCGCGTCTCCGACACCTTCAAGGTGCCGACCTTCGTCTACCAGGTCAGCGGCGAATATGCCATGATCAAGGCAGCCGTCGAGAAGGGCTATATGGATCACGACCGCGGCGTGATGGAGACCCTGCTGGCCTTCAAGCGCGCCGGCGCTTCGGGCATTCTGACCTATTTCGCCAAGCACGCGGCTGAATTGCTGAAGGCATAA
- a CDS encoding DUF1697 domain-containing protein: MSKVWICLFRGINVGGNNKLPMKDLTKVMLAAGLTDVKTYIASGNVLFRSDLDEAALEKLIGDLVENGFGFRPSIFLITLKHLEKVLAENPFRDHEHQGKAQHVFFFKAPPTKVDRDLLDSLKADSEACEITNELMYLYAPEGIGRSKMAEKLGRAVKADMTARNLNTVETLRDMAAELSK; this comes from the coding sequence GTGTCGAAAGTCTGGATATGCCTGTTTCGCGGCATCAATGTCGGCGGCAATAACAAGCTGCCGATGAAGGACCTGACCAAGGTTATGCTGGCGGCCGGGCTGACGGACGTGAAGACCTATATCGCCAGCGGCAATGTGCTGTTTCGCTCTGATTTGGATGAGGCCGCGCTGGAAAAGTTGATCGGCGATCTGGTCGAGAACGGCTTTGGGTTTCGCCCGTCGATCTTCCTGATCACGCTAAAGCATCTGGAAAAGGTGCTGGCGGAAAACCCGTTCCGCGATCATGAACATCAGGGAAAGGCGCAGCATGTATTCTTCTTCAAGGCGCCGCCGACGAAGGTTGATCGTGACCTGCTGGATAGCCTGAAAGCCGATAGTGAAGCCTGTGAAATCACAAATGAATTGATGTATCTCTATGCGCCGGAAGGCATTGGCCGCTCGAAGATGGCCGAGAAGCTTGGTCGCGCCGTCAAGGCCGATATGACCGCCCGTAATTTGAATACGGTCGAGACCTTGAGAGACATGGCTGCGGAGCTTTCAAAATGA